In Methylocystis echinoides, one genomic interval encodes:
- a CDS encoding PAS domain S-box protein: MSFMVARQRSAVAYGVALAAVALAAWARWQASDFFVEGVPFLTFFPAVLVATVVGGVAVGLFASACSMVIAWYWFLAPAHEWALDGKDAVSLGSFLLVSLMIAIVVSLLQHAVERIAIQEQNLRSLFDSTPNGIVVVGPSGQIVEVNASGERLFGYNRADLIGSEVEILVPRTVAALHVGLRRGFQAAPETRPMGAGRDLCGRRKDGSEFPVEIGLTPMEWAGQKAVLAVVSDITERKQHEESQGVLARELEHRVGNMFVVILAMIRRTLTKGRSIAEAGELLTQRVQLLADAYAVLSESLFKNISLDRLFQIAIGGFKDQVQSTGVDVRVNAKAGQAFSFIVHELLTNAVKHGALSVSSGRIGVRKEIETVDGRQVLVFDWQESGGPPAAPSTRKGFGSFILLDSPKQFGGEGRVAYDDSGLRYELRLPLDAIR; the protein is encoded by the coding sequence ATGTCGTTCATGGTTGCGCGGCAACGGTCTGCTGTCGCTTACGGCGTGGCCCTTGCAGCGGTGGCGTTGGCCGCATGGGCTCGCTGGCAAGCGAGCGATTTCTTCGTCGAAGGCGTTCCGTTCCTCACCTTTTTCCCCGCCGTCCTCGTGGCGACGGTCGTCGGCGGCGTAGCGGTTGGACTGTTCGCGTCCGCCTGCTCCATGGTCATCGCGTGGTACTGGTTTCTGGCGCCGGCGCATGAATGGGCGCTCGACGGGAAAGACGCGGTCTCGCTAGGCTCCTTCCTGCTTGTTTCGCTGATGATCGCCATTGTCGTCTCGCTGCTTCAGCACGCCGTCGAACGCATCGCGATCCAGGAGCAAAACCTGCGCTCGCTCTTCGATTCGACGCCGAACGGCATCGTCGTCGTGGGGCCGAGTGGGCAAATCGTCGAGGTCAATGCCAGCGGCGAGAGGCTTTTTGGCTATAACCGCGCCGATCTGATTGGCAGTGAGGTAGAGATTCTCGTGCCGCGCACTGTCGCGGCCCTCCATGTCGGGCTGCGCAGGGGTTTTCAAGCGGCGCCCGAGACCCGGCCGATGGGCGCCGGCCGCGATCTCTGCGGGCGACGCAAGGACGGCAGCGAATTTCCGGTCGAGATCGGTCTCACTCCAATGGAGTGGGCTGGCCAAAAAGCCGTTTTGGCGGTTGTCAGCGACATCACCGAGCGAAAGCAGCACGAGGAAAGCCAGGGCGTGCTCGCCCGCGAGCTCGAGCATCGCGTCGGCAATATGTTCGTCGTCATTCTGGCGATGATCCGCCGAACGCTGACAAAAGGCAGAAGCATCGCCGAAGCGGGCGAGCTTCTGACGCAGCGCGTCCAACTTCTGGCTGACGCTTATGCGGTGCTCTCGGAATCGCTGTTCAAGAATATCTCGTTGGACAGGCTGTTCCAGATCGCCATCGGCGGCTTCAAGGATCAGGTCCAGTCCACGGGCGTCGACGTCCGCGTCAACGCCAAGGCCGGGCAGGCCTTCTCCTTCATCGTGCACGAGCTTCTGACGAACGCTGTGAAGCATGGCGCGCTCTCTGTGTCCAGCGGACGCATCGGCGTTCGCAAAGAGATAGAAACTGTCGACGGGCGGCAGGTCCTCGTCTTCGATTGGCAAGAGAGTGGCGGCCCGCCCGCCGCCCCGTCGACGCGCAAGGGATTTGGCAGCTTCATCCTGCTCGACTCGCCCAAGCAGTTCGGCGGGGAGGGACGCGTGGCCTACGACGACAGCGGGCTGCGCTATGAGTTGCGGCTGCCGCTCGACGCGATCCGCTGA